The Clupea harengus unplaced genomic scaffold, Ch_v2.0.2, whole genome shotgun sequence nucleotide sequence CTCTACGGCAGGTACTCTGATGAGGAGATGATGGCCTTCCTCAAGCCTTATCAGATCAGGTCGTATGTAAGGCGTATTACCTGTGGGGTTGTGGTAAGTGTGGCTTTCATATTCACATATGTGAATTTTACATATAACAGGTAGCCCTTTCCAaatctgtttttatttctttcatcTTTTGTCTGTAACAAAAGTTATGGTTATCTGAAGTATCCAgctttgaaaataaatgaatgtgtgaaagtgtttaaTGTGATTAAACACTCAACGCTGAGAATATATCCTATGTGTTACAGGAGACTGCTTTAGTGATAGAGTCCATCCTTGCTGAGTTCCGGGGACCAGCCGGCCTTGACATCGATGGCATTCACCTGTTCAAGTCGCCAGAGGCAGTCGACGCTCACTGGGCAGTTGCGAGCAAGCACCTCAGTTGCATGCAGGTAGGTTAATGTCTTTGCGGTCATTGTGTGTCACAACCATTCAAACTTGTATATGGCAACATTTCAAAAGGACACCAGAATAAATAAAGACCTTGCAATATGTTGTGTGTTACAGGATCCCCCTGGCATACcgctgtatgtgtctgtgaaggtGGTGGTGATGAACGGCGTCCGACTGAACAAGCACAAGTGCCGGCGAGGCAGCAACTCTCTGGAGGGGTTGCACGCCCACCTGTTCAACGCCGTCCCTTCACAGCGATGTGGGATTATGCCATTCCAAGTGAGTGATTAaaacataatataaatataaagctTTATTGCAGACACATGTTCATATAACACATCATACAGtataatttaaaaagaaaagtgtcAATGATAGTTTCAatgatacattttatttcacagctcCAGTCATCACTTGTAAACATTGTACACAATAAcagacaaaatgaaaatgtgtttcagGTATACTTGGTATCCTTTGCCATGCAGTGGAACCACCGCATGACATCGCTCCGTGTCGCTGGTGGTCATGGCCAGCAGACGTCGTGCTTGGACGCGCGGCAGATCCAGCGCGTCAACCAGCAAGCCGAGGTTCTCTTCGGCAAGGAACACGTCCTGGAGCCCAACTTTGCTGCACCGATGCCGGTCCCCGAAGTGTACGAGCACCCCGACGAGGAGGAGCTCCTTGGTGTCGAGTACGCCATGTGCCAGTCCACCAGCTTCACTGCCAGGGACTACTACGTGCAGAAAGGTACAGTACTTGATCACATACTTAAACAATGATGACAAACctggtgcaaaaaaaaactattgttGTGTAGACATGTTTGTGATTAGTACAATTACATATTTGCAGTTGAGGAAGAGCAGTCgcgtgaggaagaggaggaggaggaggagtcggCTGAGCAGGGAGACGACGAGACTGCGGACGAGGGTCTCGGCATGTCTTCTGATACAGAGGAGGACCCGATAGACAGAGTCTGTGGGAAGCACGTCGTCCTCACCCAGGCAGAACAggcggaagaggaggacagtCCTGCCCTGCAAGACGTGCTGATGAGCCATCGACATCTGCATCTGCCAGGTATAGAGGAAGTGGAAGCACTGGCCTTGCTCCTCCTAGAACTGGCCGACAACAGCGACCACCACCTAGTGCCGGCTGACCTCAGGCAGAAGATCGCCGCCGCCGCCAGCTCTCTCCACGACCACGACAAGACCGCCGCCCGCTTCGTCAAGCGGTACGAGTCCAGGTGGGGCTACACTTTGTTCGGTCGGTGCCTTGGGGCGGACTCTCCCGAGACCAGAGCAGCCCAGAAAACAAAGTTTGGCTGCATGAGGTACGCTCAGGCGGCACAGGTGACCGAGGACAGTCGCCTGCTCTACCTCCTCCTCAAGATGCTGAAGAACCGAGCGCCGACCAATCAGCTCACCTCCCCCAGCAAGATCACGGCTTCTTTGAAGGGACAGTATAAGAGGATTGCAGACCGAGTCCGAGACGACCCCATCCTCGGCAGTCTCCCCATTCCACTTCCCAACTTGAACGCCAAGTCCATCTCGACCTTCACTGCcagggaggagaaaaaggcCAACTACGAGGCGACTGTACTGCCGAAGGTGACGCCTCACCTGAAAGTGCTGTCAGACGCACCGTTCCCAGAAGCTCCTGCACTGCCAACATCCCTCCCACCGCCAGACCGGCCTCAGGTCCAGTACCAGCACGTTCATCACGAGGCTGGAAAAAGACGTGGTGAGAAGCGGAGGTAAGTTGTCATCAGCACTTTGTTTCAACTGTTGGCTGTGGAAAGCAAATAGCACACACGTCATATCAGTATCATTACATGTGTATTTTATATTTCCAGATTATTTGTTGAAGAGCCAGAGCCTGTGCCTCCTGTGAACCGGCCCGTTCAGCCCACGGCGTCGTCCTCCTTCACTCGGCCAAAGCCTACTGCGTCCACCCACCTCCAGCCAAAGCCTGCTGCGCCCACCTATGGACCACCCCCTGTGTCGGCAGCACCCATACTGCTGGTTCTCCCCGCACAGCCACAGGCTCCCTCCGTCCTGTTTCGTGGGCCATCGTGCAGCCAGAGCTTTGTACCTCCTGCACCAACAGTCAAGGCATTCATGCCGAACAAGTCCTCGCGGCCATGTGGGGCTTGCCATGTGCCTAATTGTGGTGGACAGCGGAAGAGGTACACACCTTCCAAGGACAAAGTGGCTGGAAGCACCCAGAAGATATTTTCCTACTGTCCATCCACTAGGAAATCCACCACCTCTGGGTTTGACAATGTGGTGTACGACAGCTTTGAACACTTTAAAAGTGTGGTGGATGTGGAGTTGGAAAAGAGTGTGTAAATAACTTATCTCTGTGATGCCACTTCTCCTGTGCCATctgtaggagagagaaagaggcttgtttgtgtttgtttgtttgtgtgtttgtgttttaaagtgcTTCAGCAAGTACAAACAAaactatctatttatttatatagttcaGAAGTTCAAAAAAATGCACTTTACAGTTTTACTTAAGaatgttcttgtgtttgttttttattattatttatgttgcTGTTAAAATGCACTTTGTagtatcttttttttataaaaaacatGTTCTGGCCTATGTTTAATATCAAGGCCAATCTAACCTCAATCATTTTAACCTTAATCAGTTCCGATCTAACACAATCAGTTTACATACCCTTTAGTGGTTGTTCATGTCTGATaatatgtgtttttgtcatgtatgtgtttgtctttgtcagcTTCATGTCTTTGtaatgtttgtatgtctttgtctgCTTCATGTTTAACAAAAGTTtgccaaagaaaacacacaaaaaaaatcgaACAGGCTTGAGCCTTTATTTGTTGATTAGTGACCTGAGTCTTTGGATAATCCTGTTCTTTATTGGGCTTTGGCCTGTACAAACCAATTGTTAATTTTTATCACAAGTAcaagtttgtgtttttaattaagtgtttttgattattatatgttatttatgtgCGCGTGTCcttgtgatgtttgtttgtctgtcagctcCATGTTTAACTAAATGTTCACAAATGGTAGTAAATGTTTGTCTCTCGTGTTCTCGCTCGTAGATCTGTACCTTGTCGTGGTGAGTGAGCTTTAAACCAAACAGATCTTGTTTACTTGTGTTTTCATGCATTGCCttttaaatgaaacacattCTGGGTGAAAAATAAAAGTTGTAAAAGTATTTCAAGTATTTTGGAGTCTCTGTATGCTTGGGTTTCAGAAGGGGTGGGATAgtgtaaaaaaacacatcaaagcAATTAGAA carries:
- the LOC122130562 gene encoding uncharacterized protein LOC122130562; the encoded protein is MSDRLNAVSMSKVQRLLQQGHDEWYVERRDLYQTLLYDAHTSAAGSSQQGILSFARAAGTYTPPIAPSPLPSARVLRRAHLILEMEKMPVYRDQILSTTGEILCIDGTRKILKKIYGDGQGTMQYVTSVLNEWGQFLTTVVVASESEGCYARMARGLVARFRRANAPAPKVVYADNNCCRDSGSSFLENLFGDWVKRGTVIRLDIRHWLHRWDAVVIKQSHAKYGAFMSAMAGAVLAYNKADMMLLVQAVRNGNPELYGRYSDEEMMAFLKPYQIRSYVRRITCGVVETALVIESILAEFRGPAGLDIDGIHLFKSPEAVDAHWAVASKHLSCMQDPPGIPLYVSVKVVVMNGVRLNKHKCRRGSNSLEGLHAHLFNAVPSQRCGIMPFQVYLVSFAMQWNHRMTSLRVAGGHGQQTSCLDARQIQRVNQQAEVLFGKEHVLEPNFAAPMPVPEVYEHPDEEELLGVEYAMCQSTSFTARDYYVQKVEEEQSREEEEEEEESAEQGDDETADEGLGMSSDTEEDPIDRVCGKHVVLTQAEQAEEEDSPALQDVLMSHRHLHLPGIEEVEALALLLLELADNSDHHLVPADLRQKIAAAASSLHDHDKTAARFVKRYESRWGYTLFGRCLGADSPETRAAQKTKFGCMRYAQAAQVTEDSRLLYLLLKMLKNRAPTNQLTSPSKITASLKGQYKRIADRVRDDPILGSLPIPLPNLNAKSISTFTAREEKKANYEATVLPKVTPHLKVLSDAPFPEAPALPTSLPPPDRPQVQYQHVHHEAGKRRGEKRRLFVEEPEPVPPVNRPVQPTASSSFTRPKPTASTHLQPKPAAPTYGPPPVSAAPILLVLPAQPQAPSVLFRGPSCSQSFVPPAPTVKAFMPNKSSRPCGACHVPNCGGQRKRYTPSKDKVAGSTQKIFSYCPSTRKSTTSGFDNVVYDSFEHFKSVVDVELEKSV